The proteins below come from a single Cricetulus griseus strain 17A/GY chromosome 6, alternate assembly CriGri-PICRH-1.0, whole genome shotgun sequence genomic window:
- the Ppp6c gene encoding serine/threonine-protein phosphatase 6 catalytic subunit isoform X2, with product MAPLDLDKYVEIARQCKYLPENDLKRLCDYVCDLLLEESNVQPVSTPVTVCGDIHGQFYDLCELFRTGGQVPDTNYIFMGDFVDRGYYSLETFTYLLALKAKWPDRITLLRGNHESRQITQVYGFYDECQTKYGNANAWRYCTKVFDMLTVAALIDEQILCVHGGLSPDIKTLDQIRTIERNQEIPHKGAFCDLVWSDPEDVDTWAISPRGAGWLFGAKVTNEFVHINNLKLICRAHQLVHEGYKFMFDEKLVTVWSAPNYCYRCGNIASIMVFKDVNTREPKLFRAVPDSERVIPPRTTTPYFL from the exons CGGCTGTGTGACTATGTTTGTGATCTACTATTGGAAGAGTCGAATGTTCAGCCAGTGTCAACACCAGTAACAGTGTGTGGAGACATACATGGACAG TTCTATGATCTTTGTGAACTGTTCAGAACTGGAGGCCAGGTTCCTGACACAAACTACATATTTATG GGTGATTTTGTAGACAGAGGTTACTATAGTTTGGAGACCTTCACTTATCTTCTTGCACTAAAGGCTAAATGGCCTGATCGTATTACACTTTTAAGAGGAAATCATGAGAGTAGACAGATAACACAGGTGTATGGATTTTATG ATGAGTGCCAAACCAAATATGGAAATGCTAATGCCTGGAGATATTGTACCAAAGTTTTTGACATGCTCACAGTAGCAGCT TTAATAGATGAGCAAATTTTGTGTGTTCATGGCGGCTTATCTCCTGATATCAAAACACTGGATCAAATTCGAACCATTGAACGAAATCAGGAAATTCCTCACAAAGGAGCATTTTGTGACCTGGTGTGGTCAGATCCTGAAGATGTAGACACTTGGGCAATCAGTCCCAGAGGAGCAGGTTGGCTTTTTGGAGCAAAAGTCACAAATGAG TTTGTTCACATCAACAACTTAAAACTCATCTGCAGAGCACATCAACTTGTTCATGAAGGCTATAAGTTTATGTTTGATGAGAAGCTGGTCACAGTGTGGTCTGCTCCTAACTACTGCTATCGATGTGGAAACATCGCTTCCATCATGGTCTTCAAAGATGTCAATACAAGAGAACCAAAGTTATTCCGGGCAGTTCCAGATTCAGAACGTGTTATTCCTCCCAGAACCACGACGCCGTATTTCCTTTGA
- the Ppp6c gene encoding serine/threonine-protein phosphatase 6 catalytic subunit isoform X1, translating into MVPGRILFSPQRLCDYVCDLLLEESNVQPVSTPVTVCGDIHGQFYDLCELFRTGGQVPDTNYIFMGDFVDRGYYSLETFTYLLALKAKWPDRITLLRGNHESRQITQVYGFYDECQTKYGNANAWRYCTKVFDMLTVAALIDEQILCVHGGLSPDIKTLDQIRTIERNQEIPHKGAFCDLVWSDPEDVDTWAISPRGAGWLFGAKVTNEFVHINNLKLICRAHQLVHEGYKFMFDEKLVTVWSAPNYCYRCGNIASIMVFKDVNTREPKLFRAVPDSERVIPPRTTTPYFL; encoded by the exons CGGCTGTGTGACTATGTTTGTGATCTACTATTGGAAGAGTCGAATGTTCAGCCAGTGTCAACACCAGTAACAGTGTGTGGAGACATACATGGACAG TTCTATGATCTTTGTGAACTGTTCAGAACTGGAGGCCAGGTTCCTGACACAAACTACATATTTATG GGTGATTTTGTAGACAGAGGTTACTATAGTTTGGAGACCTTCACTTATCTTCTTGCACTAAAGGCTAAATGGCCTGATCGTATTACACTTTTAAGAGGAAATCATGAGAGTAGACAGATAACACAGGTGTATGGATTTTATG ATGAGTGCCAAACCAAATATGGAAATGCTAATGCCTGGAGATATTGTACCAAAGTTTTTGACATGCTCACAGTAGCAGCT TTAATAGATGAGCAAATTTTGTGTGTTCATGGCGGCTTATCTCCTGATATCAAAACACTGGATCAAATTCGAACCATTGAACGAAATCAGGAAATTCCTCACAAAGGAGCATTTTGTGACCTGGTGTGGTCAGATCCTGAAGATGTAGACACTTGGGCAATCAGTCCCAGAGGAGCAGGTTGGCTTTTTGGAGCAAAAGTCACAAATGAG TTTGTTCACATCAACAACTTAAAACTCATCTGCAGAGCACATCAACTTGTTCATGAAGGCTATAAGTTTATGTTTGATGAGAAGCTGGTCACAGTGTGGTCTGCTCCTAACTACTGCTATCGATGTGGAAACATCGCTTCCATCATGGTCTTCAAAGATGTCAATACAAGAGAACCAAAGTTATTCCGGGCAGTTCCAGATTCAGAACGTGTTATTCCTCCCAGAACCACGACGCCGTATTTCCTTTGA